One Fibrobacter sp. DNA segment encodes these proteins:
- a CDS encoding TIGR02147 family protein produces MKPITDYVDYRRYMQDFYDERKRTSAFTWREFARLAGFVSPTYLKLVCEGKTRLKNDGVERTALAMRLVGYEVDYFRTMVKYAHVKTDYERKKAYDEMQSIAGEHKVKIVDEDAFAYFETWKNPVIRELAPIMPGAKPGDIAKLCCQGVSAGDVRESLGFMTKAGLLKKDRKGRYTQTDKALKGDSEVMPVAIRSMHRDMAKFGLAAIDDFALSDRNISGVTMGVDRAAYEQIVQELEAFRRRIVTIANATKKVTQVYRLNLQLFPLSWTVPEDEDA; encoded by the coding sequence ATGAAACCGATAACCGACTATGTGGATTATCGCCGCTATATGCAGGACTTCTATGATGAAAGGAAGAGGACGTCCGCGTTTACGTGGCGTGAATTTGCACGGCTGGCCGGTTTCGTTTCGCCGACGTATTTGAAGCTCGTTTGTGAGGGGAAAACGAGACTAAAGAACGATGGCGTGGAACGGACCGCATTGGCTATGAGGCTGGTGGGTTACGAAGTGGATTATTTCCGCACTATGGTCAAGTATGCCCATGTCAAGACGGACTACGAACGTAAAAAGGCGTATGACGAAATGCAGAGCATTGCTGGGGAGCACAAGGTTAAAATTGTCGACGAAGACGCCTTTGCTTATTTCGAGACCTGGAAAAATCCTGTTATTCGTGAACTTGCCCCGATTATGCCAGGGGCGAAACCTGGGGATATCGCGAAACTCTGCTGTCAGGGGGTTTCAGCAGGCGATGTTCGTGAGTCTCTAGGTTTTATGACTAAAGCCGGTCTCCTGAAGAAGGACAGGAAAGGCCGGTATACCCAGACCGATAAGGCTCTGAAAGGTGATTCTGAGGTCATGCCTGTGGCGATCCGTTCCATGCATCGTGATATGGCGAAGTTCGGCCTCGCTGCCATTGACGATTTTGCGCTGTCGGACAGAAACATTTCGGGTGTTACCATGGGCGTTGACCGAGCCGCCTATGAACAGATAGTGCAGGAACTCGAAGCTTTTCGGCGCAGAATAGTGACAATTGCAAACGCAACGAAGAAAGTTACGCAAGTATATAGGTTAAATTTGCAGTTGTTCCCTCTTTCGTGGACTGTGCCGGAGGACGAGGATGCCTGA